The proteins below are encoded in one region of Oncorhynchus clarkii lewisi isolate Uvic-CL-2024 chromosome 33, UVic_Ocla_1.0, whole genome shotgun sequence:
- the LOC139392763 gene encoding protein ADM2-like codes for MRSLLPVTVYCISLLSLQQLLALPAADRLERNRLELLKKLHALREEEIFTPETGTELASPTDSSPPSIRSPKWLPGYLRRDTPPTVMNTAHLEPLVRVRLEEGVEPQRTGSRGRRQAQSGSRGGHHHPQLMRVGCALGTCQVQNLSHRLYQLIGQSGREDSSPINPRSPHSYG; via the exons ATGCGTTCGCTTCTGCCGGTTACTGTGTATTGCATCAGCCTACTCTCCCTCCAGCAGCTCCTGGCTCTCCCGGCCGCAGACCGTCTGGAGAGAAACAG GTTGGAGCTGCTTAAGAAGCTTCATGcgctgagagaggaggagatcttCACTCCAGAAACTGGCACCGAACTCGCCAGCCCAACAGACTCCAGCCCTCCATCCATCAGATCTCCAAAATGGCTGCCTGGCTACCTCCGCAGAGACACACCACCCACTGTCATGAACACAGCCCATCTTGAACCTCTGGTACGTGTGAGGCTTGAGGAGGGCGTGGAGCCCCAACGGACAGGGTCAAGAGGTCGTCGCCAGGCCCAATCAGGGTCCCGGGGTGGTCACCACCACCCCCAGCTGATGAGAGTGGGGTGCGCCCTGGGAACCTGCCAGGTTCAGAACCTCAGCCACCGGCTCTATCAGCTGATTGGCCAGAGTGGACGGGAAGACTCCTCCCCCATTAACCCCCGGAGTCCGCATAGTTACGGATGA